The genomic interval GAATCAACATCTTCCCCCTGGGAGCAATGCGCCTGACCCAGCGATCGTCGAATGTGCGCGTCTCCTCCGGAGTTAAAACCCTGGATGAGATGTGTGGGGGTGGTTTTTTCAAAGACTCCATTATTCTGGCAACGGGGGCAACGGGTACGGGCAAAACCCTGCTGGTCAGCATGTTTTTGCAAGACGCCTGTGCCCGGGGGGAACGCGCGATGCTGTTTGCCTACGAAGAATCCCGCGCCCAGCTTTCCCGTAATGCCTATTCCTGGGGGATCGATTTTGAAGATCTGGAACAAAAGGGACTGTTGAGAATTCTCTGCACCTACCCCGAATCGTCTGGTCTGGAAGATCACCTGCAAATTATCAAATCCGAAATTGCCGAGTTTCAACCCTCACGGATTGCGATCGACTCCCTATCTGCCCTGGCACGGGGTGTTAGCAATAATGCCTTTCGCCAGTTTGTGATTGGAGTGACGGGCTTTGCCAAGCAGGAAGAAATCACTGGCTTCTTTACCAACACCACCGACCAGTTCATGGGTTCCCACTCAATTACGGATTCCCATATTTCCACCATTACCGATACGATTTTGATGCTGCAATACGTCGAAATCCGGGGTGAGATGTCCCGTGCCCTGAACGTTTTCAAAATGCGCGGTTCCTGGCATGACAAAGGCATTCGCGAATACAACATCACCGAAAAAGGTCCCGAAATTAAGGACTCTTTCCGTAACTTTGAACGAATTATCAGCGGTTCCCCCACGCGGATTTCGGTGGATGAAAAGAGCGAACTGTCGCGAATTGTCAAAGCAGTCCAGAATCGGGATGGGGAGTGAAAAAGGTGTCAGGTGTCAGGTGTCAGGTGATAGGAAGGCAGAAGGCAGAAGGCAGAAGGGGAAGATAGGGAAGATGGGGAAGAAAATGCATTGCCCATTACCCATCATCAAACTCACAACTTAAAACTCAAAACTCTCTTCCCCACACCCCACCCCCCACACCCCACACCCCGATTTATGTCTCCAGAAATTGTTGAAATTCTCTCACCGGAAGAACTGCGCCGGACGGTGAACCGGTTGGCATCACAGATTGTGGAGCGGGCGGGTGATCTGTCCGAGTTGGTGCTGTTGGGGATTTATACCCGTGGAGCCCACCTGGCTTTGCTATTAGGACGGCAGATTGAAGCACTGGAACAAATTTCCGTACCTGTGGGGGCGATCGATATCACCTTTTACCGCGATGACCTGGACACGATCGGTCTGAGAACCCCTGCAAAAACTGAAATTCCCTTTGATCTATCTGGGCAAAACCGTGGTGCTGGTGGATGATGTCATCTTTAAAGGGCGAACCATTCGGGCGGCATTAGATGCAGTCAATGACTACGGTAGACCTGCTGCCATTCGGCTTGCCGTACTGGTCGATCGGGGGCATCGTGAACTCCCCATCCACCCAGATTTTGTCGGCAAACAACTGCCAACCGCCAAGGAAGAACAGGTGAAGGTATATCTTCAGGATGTGGATGGCAAGGATGGAGTGGAGTTGATCAGAGCATGAAGCAGAATGACGAGTTAGGAATGATGAGTTATGAGTTATGAATGATGAATCGTGGATTGTGAATGATGAACTGGAACTCTAACCCATCATGCTCAATTCTGAATTCTTAATTCTTGACTCCAATGGAAACCCAAAATCGCAAAGCAGACCATCTCCGCATTTGTCTGGATGAAGATGTCCAGTGCCGTCAAATTACCAATGGTTTTGAACACTACCGCTTTACCCATTGCTGTTTACCTGAGTTGAACCGCGACCAGATTCAGCTAGAAACCACATTTTTGGGGAAACAATTGGGGGCACCGATTCTGATCTCGTCCATGACGGGGGGAACGGATTTAGCAAAGACGATCAATACCCGGTTGGCGATCGTTGCTCAACATTACAAATTGGCAATGGGGGTCGGCTCCCAACGGGTTGCGGTGGAAAATCCCGCAGTGGCGGCGACGTTTGCCGTGCGATCGCTGGCACCCGACATTCCCCTGTTTGCCAACCTGGGAGCTGTGCAACTCAACTACCGCTATGGACTGGAGGAATGTCTGCAAGCGGTGGATTTGTTGGAGGCGGATGCCTTAATCCTGCACCTGAACCCCTTGCAGGAATGTGTGCAAACGAAGGGCGATACCAATTTTGAGGGACTGCTGGATAAAATCTCCATGCTCTGCGATAAGTTGCCCGTACCCGTGATTGCTAAGGAAGTTGGAAATGGGATCTCTGCATCAATGGCGGAAAAGTTGATTGCGGCAGGGGTAACGGCGATCGATGTGGCAGGGGCAGGCGGAACTTCCTGGGCACTGGTTGAAAGTCAGCGAGCACAGGACACCCGTCAGCGCCGCCTGGGAAGAACCTTTGCCGATTGGGGCTTGCCAACTGCGGACTGTCTGATTGCGGTGCGGGCAGTGCTTCCTGGGGTGCCACTGATTGCTTCGGGTGGGTTACGAGACGGGTTGGAAGTGGCAAAGGCGATCGCCCTGGGTGCGGATATCGCAGGCATGGCACTTCCCTTTCTCCAGGCTGCCAATGACTCCGAAGAAACGCTCCACGAGTTGGTCGAGATTTTGATGGCAGAAATTACCACCGTCCTGTTTTGCACTGGCAGCCCCAATTTGTCTGCGTTAAGGGCACCGGGTGTTCTGCAAAGAATTGATGGTGACAGGCGATAGGAAGTCAGGTGCCAGGAGTTAGAAGAGGACACGGAGACGCGGGTACGGGGAGAACTCTTCAATTCAAAATTCTTCCTCCCCACTCCCCACTCCCTACTCCCCACTCCCTACTCCCCACTCCCCATATGCTGCTTAAACCACGCCTGAAGCCGTTGCCAGCCGTCCTTCGCCTCTGTTTCCCGGTAGGAGGGGCGGTAATCGGCAAAAAATGCGTGGGGCGCATCGGCATAAACAATGATCTCAGAGTTGCTGCTGCTGGCTTTGAGGCGATCGCGCATCTGCTCCACCGTATCTAGTGGAATGCCCGTATCTTTACCCCCATAAAGCCCAAGTATAGGCACTTTCAGTGTCGATGCCACATCTACCGGATGCCTGGGAGTGAGGGGAGTATCCTTTCCAACCAGGCGTCCGTACCAGGCAGCCCCTGTTTTGACCTCCGGGTTGTGCGCTGCATACAACCAGGTAATCCGCCCTCCCCAACAAAAACCGGTAATTGCCAGTCTGGTCCCATCTCCCTTAGCCGATTTAATCGCCCAGTCTACCGTCGCATCCAAATCGGATAGCACCTGGGCATCGGGCACCTTCGCTGTGATTTGCCGAATTTC from Kovacikia minuta CCNUW1 carries:
- the kaiC gene encoding circadian clock protein KaiC encodes the protein MPQINPNQQNGELLSTGVQKIRTLIEGFDDISHGGLPIGRTTLVSGTSGTGKTLLAIQFLYNGIVHFDEPGIFVTFEESPTDIIKNALSFGWELQKFINEGKLFILDASPDPEGQDIAGNFDLSALIERIQYAIRKYKAKRVSIDSVTAVFQQYDAASVVRREIFRLVARLKQVGATTIMTTERVDEYGPVARFGVEEFVSDNVAIIRNVLEGERRRRTIEILKLRGTTHMKGEYPFTITNDGINIFPLGAMRLTQRSSNVRVSSGVKTLDEMCGGGFFKDSIILATGATGTGKTLLVSMFLQDACARGERAMLFAYEESRAQLSRNAYSWGIDFEDLEQKGLLRILCTYPESSGLEDHLQIIKSEIAEFQPSRIAIDSLSALARGVSNNAFRQFVIGVTGFAKQEEITGFFTNTTDQFMGSHSITDSHISTITDTILMLQYVEIRGEMSRALNVFKMRGSWHDKGIREYNITEKGPEIKDSFRNFERIISGSPTRISVDEKSELSRIVKAVQNRDGE
- a CDS encoding bifunctional pyr operon transcriptional regulator/uracil phosphoribosyltransferase PyrR, whose amino-acid sequence is MVLVDDVIFKGRTIRAALDAVNDYGRPAAIRLAVLVDRGHRELPIHPDFVGKQLPTAKEEQVKVYLQDVDGKDGVELIRA
- the fni gene encoding type 2 isopentenyl-diphosphate Delta-isomerase: METQNRKADHLRICLDEDVQCRQITNGFEHYRFTHCCLPELNRDQIQLETTFLGKQLGAPILISSMTGGTDLAKTINTRLAIVAQHYKLAMGVGSQRVAVENPAVAATFAVRSLAPDIPLFANLGAVQLNYRYGLEECLQAVDLLEADALILHLNPLQECVQTKGDTNFEGLLDKISMLCDKLPVPVIAKEVGNGISASMAEKLIAAGVTAIDVAGAGGTSWALVESQRAQDTRQRRLGRTFADWGLPTADCLIAVRAVLPGVPLIASGGLRDGLEVAKAIALGADIAGMALPFLQAANDSEETLHELVEILMAEITTVLFCTGSPNLSALRAPGVLQRIDGDRR
- a CDS encoding dienelactone hydrolase family protein, whose protein sequence is MKEVTRRQFITTAALATGFAIAVQPISAKVVTTDSAGLTAGAVKIPVKDGEIPAYRAVPSTGENFPIVLVIHEIFGVHEHIQDVCRRFAKLGYLAIAPEMFVRQGDVSKLSNIDEIRQITAKVPDAQVLSDLDATVDWAIKSAKGDGTRLAITGFCWGGRITWLYAAHNPEVKTGAAWYGRLVGKDTPLTPRHPVDVASTLKVPILGLYGGKDTGIPLDTVEQMRDRLKASSSNSEIIVYADAPHAFFADYRPSYRETEAKDGWQRLQAWFKQHMGSGE